One Thiocapsa bogorovii DNA segment encodes these proteins:
- a CDS encoding TRAP transporter substrate-binding protein: MQRRDFIKGVGAGSLAVGALASGMESAHAKAEYSWKMVTTWPKNFPGLGTGANNLAALIGEMSGGRIEVKVFGAGELVPAFEIFDAVSRGTAEMGHGSAYYWKGKSEAAQFFSTVPFGLTAQEMNGWIYHGGGMELWTELYAQFGLVPAPAGNTGVQMGGWFNKEINSVDDLKGLKMRIPGLGGEVLARAGGIPVNLPGGELFTALQNGTIDATEWVGPYNDLAFGLYKAAKYYYYPGWHEPGTILEAMINKKVYDGLPPDLQSIVMNACKVVNQDMLAEYTARNPVALQTLITKHNVDLRRFPSDVVLKLRALSDEVVAEIAQKDEFSSKVYSSYKKFLSQSKEWSGIGELTYLQARDQA, encoded by the coding sequence ATGCAACGCCGCGATTTCATCAAAGGGGTCGGTGCTGGCTCGCTGGCTGTCGGGGCGCTGGCCAGCGGTATGGAGTCGGCTCATGCCAAGGCCGAATACTCTTGGAAGATGGTCACCACCTGGCCGAAGAACTTCCCGGGCCTCGGCACCGGCGCGAACAACCTCGCTGCCTTGATCGGCGAAATGAGCGGTGGTCGAATCGAGGTCAAGGTCTTCGGTGCCGGCGAGCTCGTCCCCGCCTTCGAGATCTTCGATGCAGTTTCGCGCGGGACCGCCGAGATGGGCCACGGCTCGGCCTATTACTGGAAAGGCAAGAGCGAGGCCGCTCAGTTTTTCTCCACCGTGCCGTTCGGTCTGACGGCACAGGAGATGAACGGCTGGATCTACCATGGCGGCGGGATGGAGCTCTGGACCGAACTCTACGCCCAATTCGGTTTGGTCCCTGCGCCTGCCGGGAACACCGGCGTTCAGATGGGTGGTTGGTTCAACAAGGAAATCAACTCGGTCGATGACCTGAAAGGTTTGAAGATGCGCATCCCGGGCCTCGGCGGCGAGGTCTTGGCGCGGGCCGGTGGTATTCCGGTCAATCTGCCCGGAGGAGAGCTTTTTACCGCATTGCAGAATGGTACGATCGATGCGACCGAGTGGGTCGGCCCCTACAACGATCTTGCGTTCGGTCTCTACAAGGCGGCCAAGTATTACTATTATCCGGGCTGGCACGAGCCGGGCACCATCCTGGAGGCCATGATCAACAAGAAGGTCTACGACGGGCTGCCGCCCGATCTGCAATCGATCGTGATGAACGCCTGCAAAGTCGTCAATCAGGACATGCTCGCCGAGTACACCGCGCGCAACCCGGTCGCGCTGCAGACCCTGATCACCAAGCACAATGTCGACCTGCGACGCTTTCCGAGCGACGTCGTCCTCAAGCTGCGAGCACTCTCAGACGAGGTCGTCGCGGAGATCGCGCAGAAGGACGAGTTTTCGTCCAAGGTCTACAGCTCCTACAAAAAATTCCTCAGCCAAAGCAAGGAGTGGAGCGGAATCGGGGAGTTGACCTACCTGCAGGCACGCGATCAGGCGTGA